The Filimonas lacunae genomic sequence ATCAAACCTTTTGAGCTACGAACAGCGGCAGAACAACAGGAAACGCATGAAAGCAGTTATCCTACCGCCTCACGCAATTCCTTCAGCACCTCCCTGTCTTATTCACAAATCGTTAACGAAAGACTACAGCTGATGATACTTACCGACCTGGTATATCAGCATGGCTACCTGGGCCTTCCCTTCCATCGTATTTATTTTAACGATGCCTCGGAAGGAGTAGAAAACCTGCCTGGCAACAGGTTTAAAATTCCTATAGGAATAAGAGGAAGCTATTTTTTGGGAGACCGGTTTGTATTGAGAGGGTTTTATCGTTTTTACCACGATAGCTGGGGCCTGGATGCACATACTGCCAATATTGAAACAGTAGTAAAGCTCACCCCCTTTTTCTCAGTAACTCCATTTTACAGGTATTATATACAATCTGCCGTGCGGTATTTTGCGCCGTATAGCGCACATAATCCTACCGATCGGTATTATACAAGCAGTTACGACTTATCAGCATTTAACAGTCATTTCTTTGGCGCAGGCTTTAGAATCATGCCTCCTAAAGGCGTTTTTGGCATGCAACATTTTAATATGCTGGAAATACGCTATGGACATTATAACAGAAGTAACGGAATGCAATCAGATATTATTACGTTGAATATACGTGTTAAATAATGCCTGCATCTATGGGCAAACAGCCGTCACCTATGATAGTGACGGCTGTTTTGCCTTTAGTGTTCCCCAATCATCCTGGCAATACCAAAAGCTGCTCCCGCAGCCAGCATTCCGGTAACAGCTACCTTCATGGCTCCGGCCATCACAGGTTGACCGGTTACCTTACTTTTAAAGTAACCGAAAACAAAAAGGCATATAACAGCTACAATACACGAATAACCCAGCGCATGATTGGCATTGCTGATAATAAAGTAAGGCGATAGCGGGATAAGCCCCCCAACTATATAAGATGCACCAATGGTGACAGCACTACGGGTTGCGGCGCTGGGATGAGGCTTTTCCAAGCCTAATTCAAAACGCATCATAAAATCTACCCATTTGTCTTTATTTCTTGCCAGCTCATCAGCAGCCTGCTGTTGTAACTCACCGGAAAGCCCCATTTCGGCAAATACATCCATCACTTCTTTCTTCTCCTGTTCCGGCATCCTCTCTACTTCATCGTATTCTCTTTTTTGTTCGGCGTTAAAGTGATCCTCCTCCGTTTTACCCGCCAGATAGCCACCCAGGCTCATGGCAATAGACCCTGCTACAATTTCTGCCAGTCCAGCCGTTACTACAATTTTTGAAGCAGCTACTGCACCACTCAACCCTGCCGCCAGCGCAAAAGGCACAGTTAGCCCATCAGACATGCCAATTACAATATCCCTGATAGTGTCAGAACTTTTTAAATGATATTCGTTATGCATAATATTTTTAAACAGACAATGCAAAAATATCATTTATACATATCAAAAAACAAATCATTTAAAGCAAGTTTACACATTTTACAATATAATTTTATTATATATATATAAAATAAAGACAAAGTCAGTGCCGATTAAAATCGCCTTAAGTTTACATAAACTCACCATCTCCTCTTGTAAAAAGAATCGGTATATTTTATATTTGAATTACAGTCCTATAGGCCATTTCACCTATTCCGACACAAAAAATAACCAATTTATCCATACATACCTTTTATTGTTAAGCTTACTTGATTTTTAAAAAGTATCACTTAATAATTCATTTGCATTACTATGAAGTCGCCCTATCATTTCAGTTTGCCAGATATACCGTCCAGTAAAATTACCACCCATAACTACTGGCCTAATAAATGTGACTATAAAATTCCATTCGCCACTCCTACCCTTGTTTGTTTTGAAGAAAAGGGTCACCTGTTTTCACAGACATTTGAGGGTAAGCATTTCCGGATGGTAATGCTTACTGTAAATGCGCAGGAAGATTTTTCTATGTATTGCGATGCACTTTATCCTTATGTAAGCTTCAGTTATATTTTACAGGGTAACATAATAGTTCGCTACAAAGGCAATAAAGATTTTTTTGTCATGCGCGAAAACTATTGCCGTCCTGGGTTTATTAATACTGGTAAACATCAAATGCATTTTAGAAAAGGAAAAACCGTACTATTTTATTTTATTATGGAAACCTCTTTTTTTGAAGAAATGCAAATGAATATTCCCTTATTATACAACCTGTTTTACAACTGGAAATTGTGCGCTCATCAAACCGAACTTTTGCAATTCAGGATAGACGCAGCATTTGAACGATTAATAAGAGAGCTGCAAAGTAGCACTAAAACCGGGATTGCTTTAGAAACAGAGGTATTAAGCATTAT encodes the following:
- a CDS encoding VIT1/CCC1 transporter family protein; translated protein: MHNEYHLKSSDTIRDIVIGMSDGLTVPFALAAGLSGAVAASKIVVTAGLAEIVAGSIAMSLGGYLAGKTEEDHFNAEQKREYDEVERMPEQEKKEVMDVFAEMGLSGELQQQAADELARNKDKWVDFMMRFELGLEKPHPSAATRSAVTIGASYIVGGLIPLSPYFIISNANHALGYSCIVAVICLFVFGYFKSKVTGQPVMAGAMKVAVTGMLAAGAAFGIARMIGEH
- a CDS encoding DUF3570 domain-containing protein, producing MKKICLTVVGLYIGLLAAFSQNKTDSTHYKNRKLTFDEANLVTSYYKQDGNNSAVTGGTGTENLNDISTSFDVKLNRWDKHNRKHTMDIELGIDHYTSASSDKIDPKTVSSASHADTRIYPSLTYSVENETKGTTLSAGLSVSHEFDYQSYGMNVSFAQKTHNRNGEFTARLQAYLDDLKIIKPFELRTAAEQQETHESSYPTASRNSFSTSLSYSQIVNERLQLMILTDLVYQHGYLGLPFHRIYFNDASEGVENLPGNRFKIPIGIRGSYFLGDRFVLRGFYRFYHDSWGLDAHTANIETVVKLTPFFSVTPFYRYYIQSAVRYFAPYSAHNPTDRYYTSSYDLSAFNSHFFGAGFRIMPPKGVFGMQHFNMLEIRYGHYNRSNGMQSDIITLNIRVK
- a CDS encoding helix-turn-helix domain-containing protein; this encodes MKSPYHFSLPDIPSSKITTHNYWPNKCDYKIPFATPTLVCFEEKGHLFSQTFEGKHFRMVMLTVNAQEDFSMYCDALYPYVSFSYILQGNIIVRYKGNKDFFVMRENYCRPGFINTGKHQMHFRKGKTVLFYFIMETSFFEEMQMNIPLLYNLFYNWKLCAHQTELLQFRIDAAFERLIRELQSSTKTGIALETEVLSIIQALILCFEEKLKSGDSFINKPVSLIVHDVRDYIISTVAKGPRQDISIIASQYYIGEKTLSRVFRNTFGITLKQFKLSERMKVAAQMREQGTSLQEIAVKLGYSSVHNLQREYMKHFNYKLVD